A single region of the Sandaracinaceae bacterium genome encodes:
- a CDS encoding D-alanine--D-alanine ligase: MNAETFKGARVGVLLGGLGSEREISLKTGEGVAKALTERGYDVQRIYVDRDLDRVLRQNPIDVAFIALHGPYGEDGCVQGMLELLGIPYTGSGVLASALAMDKLKSKELFRLYNVPTPPYYTLDSADLARVEEVHGSFGYPAFVKPRRAGSSVGAGKASDLDELRARLADAAQFDRSVLVERFVGGREVQVGILDGRALGAIEIVPRGQFYDYRSKYQAGQSEYHFPARLAPTRYKGVLNIAERAAACLGVTSAARVDMIVTEGENEYVLEVNTLPGLTPTSLLPKIAAGAGYDYADLCEAILERATVGCAEALAERPSEPPQAADETALAAG, encoded by the coding sequence ATGAACGCAGAGACATTCAAGGGCGCGCGCGTCGGGGTTCTGCTGGGAGGCCTGGGCTCGGAGCGGGAGATCTCGCTCAAGACGGGTGAGGGCGTGGCCAAGGCGCTGACCGAGCGCGGCTACGACGTCCAGCGCATCTACGTCGACCGCGACCTGGATCGCGTGCTGCGCCAGAACCCGATCGACGTGGCGTTCATCGCGCTGCACGGCCCCTACGGGGAGGACGGCTGCGTCCAGGGGATGCTCGAGCTGCTCGGCATCCCCTACACGGGCAGCGGGGTGCTCGCGAGCGCGCTCGCGATGGACAAGCTCAAGAGCAAGGAGCTGTTCCGCCTCTACAACGTCCCGACGCCCCCGTACTACACCCTGGACAGCGCCGATCTCGCGCGCGTCGAAGAGGTGCACGGCTCCTTCGGGTACCCGGCGTTCGTGAAGCCGCGCCGGGCCGGATCGAGCGTGGGCGCGGGCAAAGCCTCGGACCTGGACGAGCTGCGGGCGCGCCTCGCGGACGCCGCCCAGTTCGATCGCTCCGTCCTCGTCGAGCGCTTCGTGGGTGGACGCGAGGTCCAGGTCGGCATCCTCGACGGACGCGCGCTCGGGGCCATCGAGATCGTGCCGCGCGGGCAGTTCTACGACTACCGCTCGAAGTACCAGGCGGGCCAGAGCGAGTATCACTTCCCGGCCCGACTGGCCCCCACCCGCTACAAGGGCGTGCTCAACATCGCCGAGCGCGCCGCGGCGTGCCTCGGGGTCACCAGCGCGGCCCGCGTCGACATGATCGTGACCGAGGGCGAGAACGAGTACGTGCTCGAGGTCAACACCCTCCCGGGGCTGACCCCGACCTCTCTCCTGCCCAAGATCGCGGCCGGCGCGGGCTACGACTACGCCGATCTCTGCGAGGCCATCCTCGAGCGGGCGACGGTCGGCTGCGCGGAGGCGCTCGCGGAGCGACCGTCCGAGCCGCCGCAGGCCGCCGACGAGACCGCCCTCGCGGCCGGTTGA
- a CDS encoding protein kinase has protein sequence MWRCTICGAKWRGEPRVCPLDGGELEQLPDALLGRTIGGRYVITEKVGAGGMGTVYRARHDVVGRDVAIKFLSPDLAGDPTNRRRFLREAKAANKIDHEHIIDITDYGETPDGLVYLVMEFLEGESLADTIGRGPLPVPRAVDIARQMASALSRAHELDVIHRDIKPENVHLLRRAHGGGDFVKILDFGLAKMKGEIRLTATGAVFGTPEYMAPEQARGTPLTGKADLYALGCVLYEMLTGEPPFDGPTPDLILKHMRETAPPPSERATGIPRELDEVVTQLLQKEPSHRHADAYHLYEELRKVGELLPRPSMFPTLNDSGFADALATELPKRVERDTVSSSTDAWDRRVARFRELTVRAHGGAAPEWLTVSLDALERAIGELARRRAELDRSASAVMKQEDEIRHARLRVGNAIDVLGRDESRALRAIDELSKKRAAALGRLGELEAPLREAWGWLPPAPPPKGDLDPDAVTRLRDAGKLASVWVEAQDAVGVLTRDIARRERDRDDLRFQIAQLKGRLGTLNAEGDIDLDALRDKTRRVDEEVQRLLDDIAARSGELVTHFMSFEALRDVMRDEAAAEAE, from the coding sequence GTGTGGCGTTGCACCATCTGCGGAGCGAAGTGGCGGGGAGAGCCCCGCGTCTGCCCGCTCGACGGCGGTGAGCTGGAGCAGCTCCCGGACGCGCTGCTCGGACGCACGATCGGCGGCCGCTACGTGATCACGGAGAAGGTGGGCGCGGGGGGCATGGGCACGGTCTACCGCGCGCGACACGACGTGGTGGGCCGCGACGTGGCCATCAAGTTCCTCTCTCCCGATCTCGCGGGCGATCCGACCAACCGGCGCCGCTTCCTGCGCGAGGCGAAGGCGGCCAACAAGATCGACCACGAGCACATCATCGACATCACCGACTACGGCGAGACGCCCGACGGGCTGGTCTACCTGGTGATGGAGTTCCTCGAGGGCGAGTCCCTCGCGGACACGATCGGCCGGGGCCCGCTCCCGGTGCCCCGAGCGGTCGACATCGCGCGACAGATGGCGTCGGCGCTCAGCCGCGCGCACGAGCTGGACGTGATCCACCGCGACATCAAGCCGGAGAACGTGCACCTCCTGCGGCGCGCGCACGGCGGCGGCGACTTCGTGAAGATCCTCGACTTCGGGCTCGCGAAGATGAAGGGGGAGATCCGCCTGACGGCCACGGGCGCCGTGTTCGGAACGCCCGAGTACATGGCCCCGGAGCAGGCGCGCGGCACGCCGCTGACGGGGAAGGCCGACCTCTACGCGCTGGGCTGCGTGCTCTACGAGATGCTCACCGGGGAGCCGCCGTTCGACGGACCGACCCCCGACCTCATCCTCAAGCACATGCGCGAGACGGCGCCGCCGCCCTCCGAGCGCGCGACGGGCATCCCGCGGGAGCTGGACGAGGTCGTGACGCAGCTCCTGCAAAAGGAGCCGAGCCATCGGCACGCCGACGCGTACCACCTGTACGAGGAGCTGCGGAAGGTGGGCGAGCTCCTGCCGCGGCCCAGCATGTTCCCCACGCTGAACGACAGCGGCTTCGCGGACGCGCTCGCGACCGAGCTGCCGAAGCGGGTCGAGCGGGACACCGTCTCGAGCTCCACCGACGCCTGGGATCGGCGGGTCGCGCGCTTCCGCGAGCTGACCGTGCGCGCCCACGGCGGCGCGGCCCCCGAGTGGCTGACCGTCTCGCTCGACGCGCTCGAGCGCGCGATCGGAGAGCTGGCGCGGCGGCGCGCGGAGCTGGACCGGAGCGCGTCGGCGGTGATGAAACAAGAGGACGAGATCCGGCACGCGCGGCTCCGGGTCGGCAACGCCATCGACGTGCTGGGGCGGGACGAGTCCCGGGCGCTCCGCGCGATCGACGAGCTGTCGAAGAAGCGCGCCGCGGCGCTCGGTCGGCTGGGCGAGCTCGAGGCGCCCCTGCGCGAGGCGTGGGGGTGGCTGCCGCCCGCGCCGCCGCCCAAGGGGGACCTCGACCCCGACGCGGTGACGCGCCTCCGCGACGCGGGCAAGCTCGCGAGCGTCTGGGTGGAGGCGCAGGACGCGGTGGGCGTGTTGACCCGCGACATCGCGCGACGCGAGCGCGACCGCGACGACCTGCGCTTCCAGATCGCGCAGCTCAAGGGGCGCCTCGGCACCCTGAACGCGGAGGGGGACATCGACCTGGACGCGCTGCGCGACAAGACCCGCCGCGTGGACGAGGAGGTGCAGCGCCTCCTCGACGACATCGCCGCCCGCTCGGGCGAGCTCGTGACGCACTTCATGAGCTTCGAGGCGCTGCGCGACGTGATGCGAGACGAGGCCGCGGCCGAGGCTGAATGA
- a CDS encoding HTH domain-containing protein, which translates to MTFTEAAVEVLRLVGRPLHYKKITEIAIAKNLLSHVGKAPDMTMSSRLATMIKKDRGEEPIVKVKPGVFALREFDKKTIALADSDFDVDIESLPDPEPKADGEEDRPVDRRKLPGADVFPEEEDDDEPILSKVDEPKKSQGGGGGSDGGDDEDGEGRGRGRRRRRKRRGKSDERRDRNERGDRGERSDRSDRSDRSDRGGRDRDGRRSERDRGGRRGKRQQREPLDMNRAPEDGDLLGRDLADAVYQALAGQRREPVSYGRAAELLISKGRLSGSPAALAPTISAAIRADRLRNHAGARFRDVDGELALTEWYLPRDAGRFERDARSAADKQRRDVHRAFLRKLEELPAAGFVELLATWLNAEGVGALRAVRRPGSSASELHLAGTLRRGHEEVHLAILVLRDGRELDAERIVEVRGALHHYGNASAAWVVTTARVSSKAREEVVVAGAPPCVLYDGGGLCEALEARGVGLRSVPLLLAGVDMDLLDALRGEAEDLGGGRRRGRDDDRDERGEREDGDRERGRGRGRGRGDAEEETPKDAEAKAKVAEDAEGGSAEGADSDEEEEEGRGRRRRRRRRRRRGGKDEAEAKDSAEAEAGSEDDESEETDEGDSDTESEDTESDESAEGDYSEDDDSDEDDDSDEDDDSDEDDDSDEDDDSDEDDDSDEDDDSDDDDDSDDDDDSDDDDSDEDDDSDEDDDSDEDDDSDEDDDSDEDDDSDEDDDSDEDDDSDEEDDSGEDADSVEEEAPPKPRRRRRGGGGGRRGGSSD; encoded by the coding sequence ATGACGTTCACGGAAGCTGCCGTCGAGGTGCTCCGGCTGGTGGGCCGGCCCCTCCACTACAAGAAGATCACGGAGATCGCGATCGCGAAGAACCTGCTCTCCCATGTCGGCAAGGCGCCCGACATGACGATGAGCTCCAGGCTCGCGACGATGATCAAGAAGGACCGCGGCGAGGAGCCGATCGTCAAGGTGAAGCCCGGCGTCTTCGCGCTGCGCGAGTTCGACAAGAAGACGATCGCCCTCGCGGACAGCGACTTCGACGTCGACATCGAGAGCCTCCCCGATCCGGAGCCGAAGGCGGACGGCGAAGAGGACCGGCCCGTGGACCGGCGCAAGCTCCCGGGCGCGGACGTGTTCCCGGAGGAAGAAGACGACGACGAGCCGATCCTCTCCAAGGTCGACGAGCCCAAGAAGAGCCAGGGCGGCGGCGGAGGCTCGGACGGCGGCGACGACGAGGACGGCGAGGGCCGGGGCCGGGGTCGACGTCGGCGTCGCAAGCGCCGCGGGAAGTCCGACGAGCGCCGCGACCGCAACGAGCGCGGAGACCGCGGTGAGCGGAGCGACCGGAGCGACCGGAGCGACCGGAGCGATCGCGGCGGGCGTGATCGCGACGGGCGCCGCTCCGAGCGAGATCGCGGCGGACGGCGCGGCAAGCGTCAGCAGCGCGAGCCCCTCGACATGAACCGGGCGCCCGAGGACGGGGACTTGCTCGGGCGTGACCTGGCGGACGCGGTCTATCAGGCGCTCGCCGGGCAGCGGCGCGAGCCGGTGAGCTACGGCCGCGCGGCGGAGCTGCTCATCAGCAAGGGGCGCCTCTCCGGCTCCCCGGCCGCGCTGGCGCCCACGATCTCGGCCGCGATCCGCGCCGACCGCCTCCGCAACCACGCGGGGGCGCGTTTCCGCGACGTCGACGGCGAGCTGGCCCTGACCGAGTGGTATCTCCCGCGCGACGCGGGACGTTTCGAGCGTGATGCGCGCAGCGCGGCTGACAAGCAGCGTCGGGACGTGCACCGCGCCTTCCTCCGCAAGCTCGAAGAGCTGCCTGCGGCGGGCTTCGTGGAGCTGCTCGCCACGTGGCTCAACGCGGAGGGCGTCGGCGCCTTGCGGGCGGTGCGCCGTCCGGGGAGCTCCGCCAGCGAGCTCCACCTCGCGGGCACCCTGCGTCGGGGCCACGAGGAAGTGCACCTCGCCATCCTGGTCCTGCGGGACGGGCGGGAGCTCGACGCGGAGCGCATCGTCGAGGTGCGTGGAGCCTTGCATCACTACGGCAACGCGAGCGCGGCGTGGGTCGTCACGACCGCGCGCGTGAGCAGCAAGGCCCGCGAAGAGGTGGTCGTGGCCGGCGCGCCGCCCTGCGTCCTGTACGACGGTGGCGGGCTCTGCGAGGCGCTCGAGGCGCGCGGCGTGGGCCTTCGCTCGGTGCCGCTGCTGCTCGCGGGCGTGGACATGGATCTCCTCGACGCCCTCCGCGGCGAGGCGGAGGATCTCGGGGGCGGTCGCCGCCGCGGTCGCGACGACGACCGTGACGAGCGCGGCGAGCGCGAAGACGGCGACCGGGAGCGGGGCCGGGGCCGGGGCCGAGGCCGCGGCGACGCCGAGGAAGAGACTCCGAAGGACGCCGAGGCCAAGGCCAAGGTCGCCGAGGACGCCGAAGGCGGGTCCGCCGAGGGCGCGGACTCCGACGAGGAGGAAGAGGAGGGTCGCGGCCGTCGCCGCCGTCGTCGCCGTCGTCGCCGTCGAGGCGGCAAGGACGAGGCGGAGGCGAAGGACAGCGCGGAGGCCGAAGCCGGGTCGGAGGACGACGAGTCCGAGGAGACCGACGAAGGCGATTCGGACACCGAGTCCGAGGACACCGAGTCCGACGAGAGCGCCGAAGGCGACTACTCGGAGGACGACGACTCGGACGAGGACGACGACTCGGACGAAGACGACGACTCGGACGAAGACGACGACTCGGACGAAGACGACGACTCGGACGAAGACGACGACTCGGACGAGGACGACGACTCGGATGACGACGACGACTCGGATGACGACGACGACTCGGACGACGACGACTCGGACGAAGACGACGACTCGGACGAGGACGACGACTCGGACGAGGACGACGACTCGGATGAGGACGACGACTCGGACGAGGACGACGACTCGGACGAGGACGATGACTCGGACGAGGACGATGACTCGGATGAGGAAGACGACTCGGGCGAGGACGCCGACTCCGTCGAGGAGGAGGCGCCCCCGAAGCCGAGGCGTCGACGCCGCGGTGGCGGTGGCGGCCGACGCGGTGGCTCGAGCGACTGA
- a CDS encoding YqaA family protein: MSSDSQAAPIPWYRWPAVQIRRLYDWTIHWAGSRFAVPALFLLAFVEASFFPIPPDVLLTAMCLGKPKRGLLYAAVCSVGSVSGAVLGWYIGMSLWSALGTSATCPEFEGGAWMFEHIPGFTCAQFSVVQELYRDNAWMALFTAAFTPIPFKVFTIAAGVFDVALATLLFASAVGRSARFFLVAGLIFKFGPQVRSFIEKRFELVTLVFTVLLVGAFVALRLLH, encoded by the coding sequence ATGTCGTCCGACTCTCAGGCCGCGCCGATCCCCTGGTATCGCTGGCCCGCCGTCCAGATTCGACGGCTCTACGACTGGACGATCCACTGGGCGGGCAGCCGCTTCGCCGTCCCCGCGCTCTTCCTCCTCGCGTTCGTCGAGGCGAGCTTCTTCCCGATCCCGCCCGACGTGCTGCTGACGGCGATGTGCCTCGGCAAGCCGAAGCGGGGGCTCCTCTACGCCGCGGTGTGCAGCGTCGGCTCGGTGAGCGGCGCGGTCCTGGGCTGGTACATCGGGATGTCGCTGTGGTCGGCCCTGGGCACCTCCGCCACGTGCCCCGAGTTCGAGGGGGGCGCGTGGATGTTCGAGCACATCCCGGGCTTCACCTGTGCGCAGTTCAGCGTCGTGCAGGAGCTCTACCGGGACAACGCGTGGATGGCGCTCTTCACCGCGGCCTTCACGCCCATCCCCTTCAAGGTGTTCACCATCGCGGCCGGCGTCTTCGACGTCGCCCTGGCCACCCTGCTCTTCGCGAGCGCCGTCGGTCGCTCCGCGCGGTTCTTCCTGGTGGCGGGGCTGATCTTCAAGTTCGGGCCGCAGGTGCGCAGCTTCATCGAGAAGCGCTTCGAGCTGGTGACCCTGGTGTTCACCGTGCTGCTCGTGGGCGCGTTCGTGGCGCTGAGGCTCCTCCACTGA
- a CDS encoding HEAT repeat domain-containing protein, whose protein sequence is MTRWRWRWATRWPASWSALLSGALLLGGALPAWPTQAHAQDLGDAELRTATEQLSDGSPEERARAADLLGRRGYDHRETIVPLLRTRIREDRDWRVRASSGRALGRLAARDAVPDLVRALRDPVVDVRVVAAAAIWRLPDPAAVPALLELLRDREAAARQWAALALGVIRDRRATQPLLTLLRDPEKDVRLDAIRSLGRLRDPGAVEQLEGFVRDGDRDMDERLEAVNALSALEGPEKVDALVRLIRFDDSQIRARAAQSLGRVGDALSIPALRDRRAVERSSSVRTAIDAAIQEIRDRQSGGAEGGGVPLNLPPMPE, encoded by the coding sequence GTGACTCGTTGGCGATGGCGCTGGGCCACCCGATGGCCCGCCAGCTGGAGCGCGCTCCTCTCTGGAGCGCTGCTGCTCGGTGGCGCGCTGCCGGCCTGGCCGACGCAGGCGCACGCGCAGGACCTCGGGGACGCGGAGCTGCGCACGGCCACCGAGCAGCTCTCCGACGGCAGCCCCGAGGAGCGCGCGCGGGCGGCCGACCTGCTGGGCCGGCGCGGATACGACCACCGCGAGACCATCGTGCCGCTGCTGCGCACGCGCATCCGCGAGGATCGCGACTGGCGGGTCCGCGCCTCGTCCGGCCGCGCCCTAGGTCGCCTGGCGGCGCGCGACGCGGTCCCGGACCTCGTGCGGGCGCTCCGTGACCCCGTGGTGGACGTGCGGGTCGTCGCCGCGGCGGCCATCTGGCGCCTGCCCGATCCCGCCGCCGTGCCCGCCTTGCTCGAGCTGCTGCGCGACCGGGAGGCGGCCGCGCGGCAGTGGGCCGCGCTCGCGCTCGGCGTGATCCGGGATCGCCGCGCGACACAGCCGCTCCTGACTCTGCTGCGCGATCCCGAGAAGGACGTCCGCCTGGACGCGATCCGGAGCCTCGGCCGGCTGCGCGATCCGGGCGCGGTCGAGCAGCTCGAGGGGTTCGTGCGCGACGGCGACCGCGACATGGACGAGCGGCTGGAGGCCGTCAACGCGCTGAGCGCGCTCGAGGGGCCGGAGAAGGTGGACGCCTTGGTCCGACTCATCCGCTTCGACGACTCCCAGATCCGGGCCCGGGCGGCGCAGTCCCTCGGGCGGGTCGGGGACGCGCTCAGCATCCCCGCGCTGCGCGATCGGCGCGCCGTCGAGCGGAGCAGCTCGGTGCGCACGGCCATCGACGCGGCGATCCAGGAGATCCGTGATCGTCAGTCGGGCGGCGCAGAGGGCGGCGGCGTGCCGCTCAACCTGCCCCCGATGCCGGAGTAG
- a CDS encoding methylmalonyl-CoA mutase family protein, giving the protein MPESQPRFDAADLASWRAKVTADLSGRDPDSLTRRLLDGVSLPALSTAEDAPPPRSAPGAAPFTRGRGLDVWRVGQALRRPERARVERAVREGAEQIWVSGAPPSPGLVDGLDVDWVFETDARAPALERVTCAMDPLAGDADDGTWTQLAEAARASGRTLLVDCRPTHEAGGSAALELAWLCAAGLEQLRQLSERDLALHTLPAKLRFALALDADLFVGIAKLRAARLLWSKVLRALGVDGDGAWIDAFGSSRGLSVLEPHTNLLRGTTMAFAAVVGGAQAVHVTAFDAPMGAPSEGAEHLARNTQHLLRHESHLGHVVDPAGGSYAIEGLTERLARAAWSVFQELEHLGGAARSLKDGGWAERIEASAAERRVAVAERKRGLIGVNQYAGPAPPAEREAPPAEREGTAAGSLRPLAEAAPFEALRRRAAAAPTRRAVVLGVGEVRAIKPRMDFAREALEVGGFEVEVLGPVASAADAGALAASAPIVCVCATDDDTEAVVGALAPGLREAGARAVVVAGAPREGLGADAFVHRKMNAVETLERLVAKLEEDA; this is encoded by the coding sequence ATGCCCGAATCCCAGCCCCGCTTCGACGCGGCGGATCTCGCGTCCTGGCGCGCGAAGGTCACCGCCGACCTGTCGGGAAGAGACCCGGACAGCCTCACGCGACGACTGCTCGACGGCGTCTCGCTCCCCGCGCTCTCCACCGCCGAGGACGCCCCTCCACCGAGGAGCGCCCCCGGCGCGGCGCCGTTCACGCGTGGGCGTGGGCTCGACGTGTGGCGGGTCGGCCAGGCGCTCCGTCGCCCCGAGCGGGCGCGCGTCGAGCGGGCGGTCCGCGAGGGGGCGGAGCAGATCTGGGTCTCCGGCGCGCCGCCGAGCCCGGGCCTGGTCGACGGGCTCGACGTGGACTGGGTCTTCGAGACGGACGCGCGCGCCCCGGCGCTCGAGCGCGTGACCTGCGCGATGGACCCGCTGGCCGGCGACGCCGACGATGGCACCTGGACGCAGCTCGCCGAGGCCGCGCGCGCGTCCGGTCGGACGCTGCTCGTGGACTGTCGGCCCACGCACGAGGCGGGCGGCTCGGCCGCCCTGGAGCTGGCGTGGCTCTGCGCGGCGGGCCTCGAGCAGCTCCGGCAGCTCTCCGAACGCGACCTCGCGCTGCACACGCTGCCCGCCAAGCTACGCTTCGCCCTCGCGCTCGACGCGGACCTCTTCGTCGGGATCGCGAAGCTCCGCGCGGCCCGGCTGCTCTGGTCGAAGGTCTTGCGCGCGCTCGGCGTGGACGGCGACGGCGCGTGGATCGACGCGTTCGGCTCCTCGCGTGGGCTCTCGGTGCTCGAGCCGCACACCAACCTCCTCCGCGGGACCACGATGGCCTTCGCGGCGGTGGTCGGCGGCGCGCAGGCGGTGCACGTCACCGCGTTCGACGCCCCGATGGGGGCGCCCTCGGAGGGCGCCGAGCACCTCGCCCGCAACACGCAGCATCTCTTGCGGCACGAGAGCCACCTCGGCCACGTCGTGGATCCCGCCGGCGGCAGCTACGCGATCGAGGGCCTGACCGAGCGCCTCGCGCGGGCCGCGTGGAGCGTGTTCCAGGAGCTGGAGCACCTCGGCGGCGCGGCCCGCAGCCTGAAGGATGGAGGGTGGGCCGAGCGCATCGAGGCGTCGGCGGCGGAGCGCCGTGTCGCGGTGGCGGAGCGCAAGCGCGGCCTGATCGGCGTCAACCAGTACGCGGGCCCGGCGCCGCCAGCAGAGAGAGAGGCGCCGCCCGCAGAGAGAGAGGGGACCGCAGCCGGCTCGCTGCGCCCGCTGGCCGAGGCCGCGCCGTTCGAGGCGCTGCGTCGACGGGCCGCGGCCGCGCCGACGCGCCGCGCCGTCGTGCTCGGCGTCGGAGAGGTCCGCGCCATCAAGCCCCGCATGGACTTCGCGCGCGAGGCGCTCGAGGTCGGCGGCTTCGAGGTCGAGGTCCTGGGCCCGGTCGCTTCGGCGGCGGACGCGGGGGCCCTCGCCGCGTCCGCGCCGATCGTCTGCGTCTGCGCCACCGACGACGACACGGAGGCGGTCGTCGGCGCGCTGGCGCCCGGGCTCCGCGAGGCGGGCGCCCGGGCGGTGGTCGTCGCGGGCGCGCCCCGCGAGGGGCTCGGCGCGGACGCGTTCGTGCACCGCAAGATGAACGCGGTCGAGACGCTCGAGCGGCTGGTGGCGAAGCTGGAGGAGGACGCGTGA
- the scpA gene encoding methylmalonyl-CoA mutase has protein sequence MRQLPDFSKIGFDDPQTGVTTTPRGPTDGARWETPEGIDVARVHGPEALDGLTHLGGMPGFPPFVRGPYSTMYASRPWTVRQYAGFSTAEESNAFYRANLAAGQRGLSVAFDLATHRGYDSDHPRVGGDVGMAGVAIDSIRDMRILFDGIPLDRMSVSMTMNGAVLPILALYVVAAEEQGVSQEQLTGTIQNDILKEFMVRNTYIYPPTPSMRIIADIFAHTSAHMPRFNSISVSGYHMQEAGATADLELAYTLADGLEYVRAGLAAGLDVDAFAPRISFFFGIGMSFFMEVAKLRAARLLWAETMRGFGPKKDKSLSLRTHCQTSGWSLAAQDVYNNVMRTCVEAMAATQGHTQSLHTNSLDEALALPSESAARIARNTQLFLQEETSTCQIVDPWGGSYYVERLTHQLAERARAHMAEVEELGGMAKAIEAGIPKMRIEEAAARTQARIDAGTQRLVGVNWLRPEVEETIDILQVDNRAVREAQLARLSALRAERDDAKVAAALSALEGAAKRGEGNLLALAIDAARVEATVGEISEALVQVWGRYEAQIRTVSGVYGGEMSGESADAIEAVRARCARFAELEGRRPRLLVAKVGQDGHDRGQKVIATAFADLGFDVDVGPLFATPEESARQAVENDVHVIGISSLAAGHLTLVPALKAALEAEGRGDILVVVGGVVPPQDYEKLREAGAAAIFGPGTVISEAAGALVETLFTHLRLGE, from the coding sequence GTGAGGCAGCTACCGGACTTCTCGAAGATCGGCTTCGACGACCCGCAGACGGGCGTGACCACCACGCCGCGGGGCCCGACCGACGGCGCGCGCTGGGAGACCCCCGAGGGGATCGACGTCGCGCGCGTGCACGGCCCCGAGGCGCTGGACGGCCTGACCCATCTGGGCGGCATGCCCGGCTTCCCGCCCTTCGTGCGCGGGCCGTACTCGACCATGTACGCGAGCCGGCCCTGGACCGTGCGCCAGTACGCCGGCTTCTCCACCGCCGAGGAGAGCAACGCGTTCTACCGGGCGAACCTCGCCGCCGGACAGCGCGGCCTGTCGGTCGCCTTCGATCTCGCCACCCACCGCGGCTACGACTCCGATCACCCGCGCGTCGGCGGAGACGTCGGCATGGCGGGCGTCGCCATCGACTCCATCCGCGACATGCGCATCCTCTTCGACGGCATCCCGCTCGACCGGATGAGCGTCTCGATGACCATGAACGGCGCCGTCCTGCCCATCCTCGCCCTCTACGTCGTGGCGGCGGAGGAGCAGGGCGTCTCGCAGGAGCAGCTCACGGGGACCATCCAGAACGACATCCTCAAAGAGTTCATGGTCCGCAACACGTACATCTACCCGCCGACCCCGAGCATGCGGATCATCGCGGACATCTTCGCGCACACGTCCGCGCACATGCCGCGCTTCAACTCGATCAGCGTCAGCGGCTACCACATGCAGGAGGCCGGCGCGACGGCGGACCTGGAGCTCGCCTACACCCTCGCGGACGGGCTCGAGTACGTGCGGGCGGGGCTCGCGGCGGGGCTCGACGTCGACGCCTTCGCCCCACGCATCTCGTTCTTCTTCGGCATCGGCATGAGCTTCTTCATGGAGGTCGCGAAGCTCCGCGCGGCGCGCCTCCTGTGGGCGGAGACCATGCGGGGGTTCGGCCCGAAGAAGGACAAGTCGCTCTCCTTGCGCACCCACTGCCAGACCTCCGGCTGGAGCCTCGCGGCGCAGGACGTCTACAACAACGTCATGCGCACCTGCGTGGAGGCGATGGCCGCGACGCAGGGGCACACGCAGTCGCTGCACACGAACTCGCTCGACGAGGCGCTCGCCCTCCCCAGCGAGTCGGCGGCGCGCATCGCCCGCAACACGCAGCTCTTCCTGCAGGAGGAGACGTCGACCTGCCAGATCGTCGATCCCTGGGGCGGCAGCTACTACGTGGAGCGCCTCACCCACCAGCTCGCGGAGCGGGCCCGCGCCCACATGGCCGAGGTGGAGGAGCTGGGCGGCATGGCCAAGGCCATCGAGGCCGGGATCCCCAAGATGCGCATCGAGGAGGCGGCGGCCCGCACCCAGGCGCGCATCGACGCCGGCACGCAGCGGCTCGTGGGCGTCAACTGGCTGCGCCCCGAAGTCGAGGAGACCATCGACATCCTCCAGGTCGACAACCGCGCCGTGCGGGAGGCGCAGCTCGCGCGTCTGTCCGCGCTGCGCGCCGAGAGGGACGACGCCAAGGTCGCCGCGGCGCTGAGCGCGCTCGAAGGTGCGGCGAAGCGAGGCGAGGGCAACCTGCTCGCCCTGGCCATCGACGCGGCGCGGGTCGAGGCCACGGTGGGCGAGATCAGCGAGGCGCTGGTGCAGGTGTGGGGGCGCTACGAGGCCCAGATCCGGACGGTGAGCGGCGTGTATGGTGGGGAGATGAGCGGTGAGAGCGCGGACGCGATCGAGGCCGTGCGCGCGCGATGTGCGCGCTTCGCGGAGCTCGAGGGCCGCCGGCCGCGGCTCCTGGTGGCGAAGGTCGGTCAGGACGGACACGACCGCGGCCAGAAGGTGATCGCCACCGCGTTCGCCGACCTCGGCTTCGACGTCGACGTCGGCCCGCTCTTCGCCACCCCGGAGGAGAGCGCGCGCCAGGCGGTGGAGAACGACGTGCACGTGATCGGCATCAGCTCCCTCGCCGCCGGCCACCTCACGCTCGTGCCGGCGCTGAAGGCCGCGCTCGAGGCCGAGGGGCGCGGGGACATCCTGGTGGTGGTCGGCGGCGTCGTGCCGCCGCAGGACTACGAGAAGCTCCGCGAGGCCGGCGCGGCCGCCATCTTCGGGCCGGGCACGGTGATCAGCGAGGCCGCGGGCGCGCTGGTGGAGACCCTCTTCACGCACCTGCGGCTCGGCGAATGA